The Propionispora hippei DSM 15287 genome includes the window AGGCATCAACCCTTACTATTATTATGTATGGGTTTGTCCGCATTGTGGTTTTGCCGCCCCGGAAACTGAATTCGGCGGTTTCGTTCATGACAAAGTAAGAAAGTTTTTGGCCGGGAAAAAAGTCAATATAAACTTTAGCGGTGTAAGAACCCGCGAACAGGCGTTCAATACCTACCGTTTGGGGATTTTTTATGGTGAGATGGCCGGTATTCAGGCAAGCAAGCTGGCAACGCTTTATTTACGGTTAGCTTGGCTGTACCGTGAAGGCGAGCAGGCGGAAGACGAGCAGGCTGCTTTGGCGAAAGCTGCCGAACAATTTGAAAAGGCTATGATTTATGAGCGTTTCCCGATTGGCGGTATGTCGGAGGTGCAGCTTATGTACTTATTGGGAGAACTTTTCCGGCGCACCGATAAACTGGATGAAGCCTTGCTATTTTATAACCGGGTGGTTTCCAATCCGCAGGCGAAAATGGAAAAGAAAATTTTGGAGATGGCACGGGATGCCTGGCAGGATACCCGTGACCTCAAGAAGCATCAAGCCGCTTCTGTCGAATAAAAAAAATCCGGTGCATTGGCACCGGATTTTTTTATTCGGCAGTTTCCGTTTCGTCTACGTAACTGGCAACAATTTCACCAAAATAGAGCGTGTGATAATCGCCGCTGGGATAACAGGTATTGGCAATGGCCTCTGTGACCTGGTCAGGCTGCATCGGCTGTTTGAAAACGACCTTGCATTCATAATGCAAGCCGCAATTGGCTATACGCGGTGTAGCCAGCTTTTTGGCCGGCACGGCCTGCAGGCCGGCGGCGGCAAATTTATCGATATCCCGTCCCGACTTGGAGCCGCAAAGGGCCAAGGCCTGGCGCATATCCTTAAAGGGGATGCTTACGGTGAACTCATTGCTTTTCTCGATAAGATCGAAGGTGTAGCGGGATGGGCGCACCATCGCCATGAAAATAGGCTTTTGCCAGGCAAAGCCGATAGAACCCCAGGCAATCGTCATGGTATTTACCTTATCGCCGAAGGCAGTAGTTAAAAAAGCGCCTTTGCTGAGAGTTTCCACGGCCTTGGCACTCAATTCATTATAGGCAACATCTTTCGTCATGGGCGGCCTCCTGGTGAGTAATGTGAAAATTTGTTGGGCACTGATTGCCCTATAGCAGGTAAAGGTGTTAACCGTGCTTGCGGCAGAATTCTTTCATGAATTGGCTAAGCGTTTGACAGCCGGCTACCGGCATCGCATTGTAAATAGAAGCTCTTAGTCCGCCTACCGAACGGTGTCCCTTCAGACCGGACATGCCGGCAGCAACCGATTCGGCGGCAAACATTTTTTCCAGTTCTTCATTGGGCAAACGGAAGGTGACATTCATCAGCGAACGGCTGTCTTTGTCGGCATGACCGCGATAGAAGCCGTTGCTGCTATCTATTGCGTCATAAATCAGCCTGGCCTTGGTTACATTGCGCGCTTCCATAGCGGTCAGCCCACCTTGCGCTTTTATCCAGCGCAGCACCAAATTAAGCAGATAGACCGCAAAGGTCGGCGGTGTATTGTAGAGCGAATCGGTCGAGGCATGTGTGTCGTAGCGCAGCATGGTGGGAATGGTCCTGGGGCTGTTTTCCGCCAGTTCTTTGCGGATAATGACTGCAGTCACTCCGGACGGGCCCAGGTTTTTTTGCGCTCCGGCGTAGATTAGTGAGAACTTGGATGCATCGAACGGGCGGCATAAGATATCGGAAGACATATCGGCAAAGAGCGGCACCGGACCAAAGGAAGGAAGCTCTTTCCATTGTGTACCGTAAATCGTGTTATTTGAGGTAATATGGACGTAGGCCGGCTTGTCGCTAAGCTGAATCTCTTCCTGCTGTGGCGTGCGGCGGTAGTTGCCTTCCGCTGTGGAGCCGGCGATGTGCGTCTGCCCGACCAGCTTGGCTTCTTTGAGTGCTTTCTCCGACCAGACACCGGTCAGGATGTAGTCGGCGGTCTGACCGGACGTCAGAAAATTAAGCGGAATCATGGCAAACTGTGTGCTGGCACCGCCTTGTAGAAAGAGTACGCGATATTCGTCGCCCAGTCCCAGCAATTCTTTCATGTTAGCTTCTGCTTCACGATTTACTTCTTCATACGGTTTGGAACGATGGCTGATTTCCAAGATGGACATTCCGGTATTGTTAAAATTTAAGAGCTCCTCCTGGGCTGCCTGTAATACATCGAGTGGCAGTACGGCGGGACCGGCATTAAAATTGATGATTCGGTTAGACAAAAGAATACCTCCCAGATTTCGCAAAGTGCGACATGATGTATGTTATTCTCAGAGAAAATATGTGATTTTTCGCCAGTGTGAATTATGATAATAAATCATATCACTATTTACAGTAATTTGCCAAGAGTAAATATAAGATTTCAGCAAAAATATGTAGATAAATGTTTTTTTTGAAAACACACTTGACTTTACGAAGTGGATAAAATATAATCAGTCTATCAACTTAATTGCCGGGCGGCCGTTTCTATTGCTGCTTTGCCTGTTGAACACAATGAAGGAGAAGTCATGAGCCGCAGTACGGCAGAGAGCCGGTGGAGGGTGCAAACCGGTGTACTGGGCAGATGATTCCGCTCCGGAGTGGCTGGTGATGAATTATGACGGGTCCGCCCGATACAGCGGTCAAAGTAGGCTGCGTATGCGGCAAGCTGGGTGGTACCGCGGGATTTCAGTCTCGCCCCAAATATTTTGGGGCGGGACTTTTTTGCGTGACCGGCAGGTTTGAATTCCGGTCATAACCCCCAAGGAGGAGCTGGCTGTTCTATGCTTGCGAGCGGAGACAGCAAAGCAAGTTGTTCGCTGATGGTTAGTTGAAGGGAAGTCCCTTTGGCCTAATTCTTAAATTTGGAGGTAGACAATGAAGATTTTAGTAAGTGATCCTGTTTCCGTACAGGGCATTGAAATTTTGCAAAAGGAGTTTCAGGTTGATGTAAAGACCAAGCTTTCGCCGGAGGAATTGATTGCGATCATTCCCGAATACGATGCTCTGGTAGTGAGAAGCGAAACCAAGGTGACCAAGGCGGTCATCGAAGCGGCTGTTAAATTAAAAGCCATCGGGCGGGCCGGTGTTGGGGTGGACAATATTGATGTAGAGGCCGCCACTAAAAAGGGCATTATTGTTATGAACGCACCGGAGGGCAACACTATCGCTGCTACGGAGCATACTATTGCTATGATGATGGCGCTGACGAGAAATATTCCGCAAGCCTATGCTTCGATGAAGCGCGGCGAATGGCAGCGCGGCAAGTTTACCGGTGTAGAAGTACGCGGCAAAACACTGGGGGTTATTGGTCTTGGCCGTATCGGCACAGGTGTCGCCAAGCGGGCGATTGCCATGGAAATGAAAATCCTGGCCTATGATCCGTTTATTAGCGCGGAACGGGCCAAAGCACTGGGCATTGAGCTGGGCGAGCTTGACGAGGTTTTTGCCAACGCTGATTTTATTACCTTGCATTTGCCGCTTACGTCGGAGACGAAAAATCTGATTAATCAAGCAGCGTTTGATAAAATGAAAACCGGCGTTCGTCTGGTCAACTGTGCCCGCGGCGGCGTGATTAACGAAGCCGATTTGGCTGCGGCTATTGAAGCGGGGAAGGTGGCTGGCGCTGCCATTGACGTGTTTGAAAAAGAACCGGTTGATCCGGAGAATCCGCTGTTAAAACTGGATAAAGTGGTCGTTACGCCGCATTTGGGAGCTTCCACGGCGGAAGCCCAGGTAGGCGTGGCTGTCGATGTGGCCCATGGCATTATTGCCGCCTTAAAGGGTGAGCCGGTGGCCACCGCCGTCAACATGGCACCCATACCCGCCGATGTGCTGGAACGGATTAAGCCGTTCTTTACCTTGGCGGAAAAAATGGGCTGTCTAGCCGTGGCTATCGCCGATGGCCGTATCAATTCCATCCAGGTGGAATACAATGGTGAAATTACCGAAGTGGACACGAAAATGCTGACTACGGCAGTAGTCAAGGGTGTGCTCAATCCGATCCTGCAGGAAACAGTGAACTATGTCAACACTCCCGGGATTGCCAAAACCCGCGGCATTGCCGTCCGGGAAGTGAAAATAAAACAGACGGCTGATTTTGCCGATTTGATTACGGTAAGAATTAACAGTGACAAGGGCTATCATACGGTTGGCGGCACGCTGTTTGGCCAGGAAGGCCGGATTGTATCCATCGACGGCCATCGCGTGGATGTCGATCCCAGCGGCTGGCTCATGCTTAGTCCTCACATTAACCGCCCGGGCATTATCGGCAAGGTGGGCACCCTCTTAGGTCAGGAGGGCATTAATATTGCCAGCATGCAGGTAGGGAAGACCACGACGGAAGGCACCAATATTATGGCCTTAGGGGTCGACTCCGATATCCCTGTCGATGTATTGGCCAAGATTAAGGCTGTAGACGGAATATTCGGGGCGAAATTAGTTAATTTCAACGCCGGTTAAGCAGGAGGGAAAAAAGATGGCTGTAATCAAACCGTTTTGCGGAGTAAGACCTGCGCCGGAATTGGCGGAGAAAGTGGTATCCCTGCCTTATGATGTTATGGACTCGGAGGAAGCCAGAAAAATAACTGAACGGAATCCCTACAGTTTTCTCCGGGTTACTAAATCCGAGGTGGATTTGGACCGCACTGTTGATATTCATGGGCCCCAGGTATATGAAAAGGCTGCCGATAATTTGCGCCGCTTCATTGCCGAGGGGATTCTACGCCAGGACGCTACGCCTTGCTTCTATATATATAAGCAAAGAATGGGCGACCATGTGCAGATCGGACTGGTAGCCGGGGCATCGGTGGCCGAGTATCAACAAAACATAATCAAAAAGCATGAGCTGACCAGACATGATAAAGAGCTGGATCGGGTAAATCATATTACGGCCACCGAGGCCCAGACGGGCGCCGTTTTTCTTACCTATCAGTCCGATCCGTCAATTAATGCACTGATCGCGTCGCACATGCGTACGCCGGTATATGATTTTATTACGGAAGATGGCATTGGACATACACTATATGTGGTTTCTGACGAAAAAGCCATTGCCGACCTGGAGGCGGCTTTTCAAAAGGTTCCGGTCATGTATATTGCCGACGGCCATCATCGTTCCGCTGCCGCCGCCAGAGTCGCTGATGCCTGGCATGAGAAAAGCGGGGCTACAGGCCAAGCGGAAGTGGATCGCTTCTTAGCCGTGATTTTTCCCCATGATATGATGTATATTATGGATTATAACCGGGTGGTTGCTGATTTGAACGGTATCACACCGGAGGCTTTTTTGCAGGCGTTGAAGGAGAAGTTTGACGTTGACGAATATACCGCCGGCACTTACAAGCCGCAGTCCGCCCATACTTTCGGCATGTATCTCAATACCGGAAAGTGGTACGCCCTTACGGCCAAAACGACAATTATTCCGGCCAATAATCCGGTAGCGAGCCTGGATGTCAGTATTTTACAGGAGCAAGTGTTACAGCCGCTCTTAGGTATTGCAGATCCCCGTACTGACAAACGGATTCATTTTGTCGGCGGCATACGGGGCATGGCCGAATTGGAACGGCTGGTGGACAGCGGAAAATTTGCCGTAGCATTTTCCATGTTTCCCACTTCCATTAACGAACTGATGGCGATTGCCGATGCCGGTCAGATTATGCCGCCTAAGTCCACCTGGTTTGAGCCAAAATTACGTGATGCTATGGTCATTCATACCTTTGTCAGGTAATTTTTACTGGATAAAGCCATAGTTTCTGTTTTTCTTTGCCGGCGGTGAAAAATCTGCCGTACTAATAATTCATAACGTATCTTGAGATATGGGGGTTCTCCGTGTGCTAACGGGGAACCCCCATGGTTTTTATGAAAAATTTTTATTTGCCGGGGCCGTGGAAAATAGAAGGAAATAGCTATTTTAGGAGCAGTTGTGCAGCAGGGGAAATTCCATCTTTTTCTTGACAAAGTAAAAATAAGTGCTATATTATACTTGTGCTTTTGAAACTGATATTCATTATCATATATATATAAATGAGGTTACAAATGACGACTGAATCGGGGAACTGCTATACAGAGTCCAAAGTAGGCATGAACACGTTTCTTCGCATAATCAGTTATGCCGGAAACTGCCCGGAAGCTTTTGCGGCGGCATGGGATATCTTTCAAAGAATTGAACGATTGTGCAGCCGTTTTGAACAAACAAGCCAACTTTCGCAAATCAATCAAATGGCTGGCACGGCGCGGATGGCTGTGGACGCAGAAGTATTAAAAATCTTACTGGCAGCCCAGAAAGTTGCGGATTTTACCGGCGGTGCCTTTGATGCGACGATTGGAGCCGTAACCGAGCTTTGGGCGATTGGCGGGCCGGAAGGTAAGCTTCCGGCGGTAAGCGAACGTAAAGAAGCAGCGAACCTTGTTAATTACCGCTTGCTGGATATCAACAGGGAAGGTGTTTTTTTACCGCAGCCGGGCATGAAACTGGATGTAGGCGGGATTGCCAAAGAATTTGCCGTGCATGAGGCTGCCCAAACGGCATCCAATCAAGGGCTTTCAGCCGGTATTATTGATGCCGGCGGCGACATTTGCGCCATCGGTGCAAGGCCTGACCGGGAACCCTGGCGAATTGGCATCCAGCATCCCCGGCGGCAGAATGCGTTACTGGCCAGTGTCTCGCTGCAAAATTGGGATACGGTGGAAACCTCCGGTGATTATCGCCGTTATCTCCAGAATAAGGACTTTTTTCATTCCCATATTTTTGATCCCCGTGCCGATGACGAAACCGGTGAATTGATCAGCGTAACACTGGTTTACAAAAGGAAAGAACAGTTGCTCCCGATTAACGGAACGGCCTGTATGGTTGCTGGTCTAGCGGCAAGCAGGCGGTTTCTGGAACAGCTCCCGGGGGTCGAGGCGGTTTTGGTGACCAATAAACTGCAAGTCTTTATTACAGAGGGGCTGGAGAATTATATTCATGTTCTGCCACAGGACATGAAACAGCAAACAGTTGTTTTAAAAAGGAAGGTGTTTCAGGGATGAACAGTATAGAACTTTTCCAAAAAGGCGGTCCCGTTATGTATTTGCTGTTACTCTGCTCATTGAGCGTTGCGGCGATTGCCATCGACCGGTTTCTTTTTTACCGGCGGGCGCGGGCGGGGCTGCAGCCTTTCTTGACTTTGCTGCCGGGTATTTTGCGGGAGCATCCTCTGGAAAAACTGCGGGAGCTTTTTCAGCAGGAGAAACATGCGGCCGGTTTTTTGGCTGAAACCGGGGTAAGTGCTGCCTGTGAAGAAAAGGATATTGAGCTTGCTTTGGATACGGCCTATACGGTGGCTGCCATGCAATTGCGCTCAAAGCTTAATTATGTGTCCATGGTGGTGACGATGGCACCGCTATTAGGTCTTTTAGGAACGATCTTTGGGATGATCGATTCGTTCAGTATTTTTAATTTGCAGGCAGGCCAGCCGCTGGCGATTACGGGAGGCATCGGCGAAGCCTTGATTGCGACGGCAACCGGTTTGTGTGTAGCGATTTTCGCTTTGCTGGTACATACGTATTTTTCTCAGCAACTGGATAAGCTGCTTAGCGATTTGGATCTTGCGGCGTCTGTTGTTTTGTCCGAGTTGAAGCGGAAAAAAGGAGACAAGGGTCATGCGGCGTGATTTTCGTATAGCTGAGCAGCCCAAGATAATGATTATTCCGATGATTGATATTATGCTGTTTGTATTGGTGTTTTTTATGGTCAGTACCATTTATATGGTGCAGCTTAACACGCTGCCGGTGAATTTGCCGGCGGCTGCGGCAGCGCAAAGAGAAACAAAACCGAACCTGATTTCGATTACCATCACGGAGCAGGGGGATGTTGTCTATGATAAGGATACTCTGCCGGTGGAGAATCTGGCTGAACGAATTCGAAGCTCTTTGATGGCCGATTCGGAAACGGTATTCGTTTTGCGTGGTGACCGCAAAGCTTTTTATGAAGACATGGCGACGGTTTTGGATGCGCTGAAACAGTCCGGCGCGCGTCACGTATCGATTGCGACTGAGCTGAAAGGGAGGTAATTGCCTTGCAGTATCCGACTTATTGGCGGATGGCGTTTTTCTTGGCTTTTTTCTTTCATTTGACGGCTTGGCTGCTGGGAAGCCTGATTCTTCCCCATTTACAGGCGAAGACAGTTGCGGCGCCTGATTCCGTACAGGCCATAGAATGGGAGAATGTTGATACAGAAGAGAAGGTGGAGCCGCCTGTGGCGACACCGCTGCCGCCGCCTGAACCAAAAGAGGAAAAACCGCCTGAGCCGGCAAAACCTGAACAGCCGCCGGCTGAGCAGGAGGAAACGGCGCCGATTCTGGCGGAACAGGATGAACCGGTGATTGCGAAACTGCAAGAACTGGCAGAGGAACCGGAAAAGCTGGATAAGGTTGTTATTGTTAAGGAACCGGCAGACAGCGTGCCTGTACAAATGGGGCAGCCGCCGAAGTTGATTACGGACTATTATCCGCCGTCAGCCAATGTCAAATTTCGTGGCAGGGTCAGTGTTTTTGCGACTATCGGCAAAGATGGAAAAATCATTAAAACAAAAATCGCCGTTACCTCCGGCAAACCTGAGGTAGATCAGCTGGCGATGGATGCTGCCCGGCGCTGGACGTTTAAAGCGGCGCTGGATCAGCAAGGCCGACCGATGGAATGTACGAAAATTATTTCCATACCTTTTAATGTTCCTAAAAAGAAGTAATTTTTTTTGCAATAATGATGATAATGAGTATCATTATAATAAAAAGAAGGTCGTGTACACTGTGAAAAAAGGTATTATTCTTTTACTTGCCTTATTTTTTTTAGCGCTGCCATCGGCTCAGGCAGCGCCTAAATGGGAACAAGTAGCCGGACATATTCAGGAGACGATGAAAGAGGCACTGCAGTTGTATGATGCCGGTGACCGTGAAGGTGCCAAGAAGGTTGTCAATGATGCCTATTATGGCGTTTATGAAAAAGACGGCCTGGAAAAAGCCATTCGTACTACGGTAGCGGTGAAAAATGCCAATCTTACGGAGTATCAATTTTACCGAATAAAAAAATTGATAAATGAGGGCGCCGACAGCGCTGAGGTACATGCCGCGAATGATGTATTGGCGGAGATGATTAATGATGATGTGAAAAGCCTGGAAGGGCACGCTGCACAAGGCGGCTGGGCATCTTTCTGGCCGGCGTTTCTAATCCTTGTCCGCGAGGGCATTGAAGCGATTTTAGTGCTGGCGGCGATTATCGCTTATCTGCAGAAATCGGGCAATGTCAAATATCTTGATGTCGTTTATAATTCTTCCATTGCCGCTATCATTTTCAGCTTTGTTACTGCCTATGTGTTTAACTTACTAACTAAGCAATTCGGCGCGGGGGCCAACCAGGAAATTGTTGAGGGCATAACCGTGTTGGTGGCGGCTGCTGTGTTGCTGTCAGTGAGCTTCTGGATGGGCGGGAAAACGAATGCCAAGGCCTGGGAAGCGTATATTCAGGGCATGGTGAAGGCGTCGCTCAGCAGCGGCAAGGCCAAGGCTCTCGGGTTTGCCGCCTTTCTGGCGGTTTACCGCGAAGGAGCGGAAGTGGTTTTGTTTTATCAGGCCCTGTTTAATAGCGCCGCCGGTGATGTGGAAATGATTTGGCTGGGTTTTCTTGCCGGCTGTGTCGCTTTGGCCATTATTTTCGCGCTTATCCGTTATGGAACCTTGCGAATCCCCTTGCGGCCGTTTTTTATCGGCACCAGCATCTTTATGTTTATCCTGGCTATAAGCTTTGCCGGCAGCGGCATTGGAGAACTGCAGGAAGGAGGTATTGTCAGTATGACGCCTGTCGAGGGAATCCCCGTTCCGAGCATTGATCTTTTAGGGATTTATCCAACTTATGAGACCTTGGCAATTCAGGTGTTCTTGCTATGTGCTGCTGCAGGTACTGTCTATTATAGAAAATACCAAAGCAAAGCTTTGGAAAAAACTATTTAAATGTGAAAAGGAGTGTGTAGGTTGACTATGAAAAAGTTAAAAATGTTATTTACTATTTGTGCAGCTTTTGCTACGTTCTTTTCCTTCAGCGGGATTGTTTCGGCAGGCGGATTCCAGGAATATCCCATAGGGGATGAGCAAGAAGCAGTGAATGAACATTTTAAAGTGGCCCTTGTTTATTTCCAACCGATTCAGATGGAACCGGCAGGCATGATGCTTGATCCGGATAAAGCCGATATTCATATAGAAACAGATATCCATGCAACAGAAGGCAATAATACAGGTTTTGGCGTTGGCGAGTGGATTCCTTATCTGACTGTACATTATAAAATGACGAAAAAAGAAACCGGACAAACGCTGGAAGGCGTATTGATGCCGATGAATGCCGATGATGGGCCCCACTATGGAGCAAACGTCAAAATGCTGGGCGCCGGTACATACGATTGCGAATTTACCATTGACAGCCCGCTGCGGATGAATTATGGCTTGCATGTAGATAAAGAAACCGGCGTGGAAGGGCGTTTCTGGGAAAAACCGGTTGTTATGCACTGGACCTTCAATTATGTGCCCAGACATTGGTAAACGGGTATAAATGAAGAAGCAGTATCCTGTCCGGCGAGGGTTTGTTTTAGGCAAACCTTTGGCGGACAGGACTTTTTTCATAGAAAGGAATAGTGTTTATGATACAAACCTTTTTACAACAGTTCATTCCGGTGATGGAGCAGGGTGTTGCGTTAGCTGTGCCGCTGGGAATTTTACTGGCCATTCTATTGCGGATGAATATTTTTACCTATAAGACTGTTTTTTGGCGTGCTCTGTCCTGGGGATTTTGGGGTTCCGTGTTTATTATTGCGGTAAAGGTCGGCACCCGTAACGCGGTGAGCCGGGAGGTTTTTGAAGGGATTGCTGTTTGCATTGCTATCTTTGGTGAACTTGGTTTATTAGCACTTTTCTTTCGGAAAAATCAGGAGAAATCAGTTCAGGTAGAAAAGAAACTGAAAGTATCTATTTTAGCGGTAGTGATTGCTCTGTTTTGGTATCATGGGATGGAAATCTGGCTGTTGCCGGTGAACATCGCCATCACTGCGGTGGGCGACTATTTTACACTGACCGTATTAATGAAATCGCTGGGCGTTGTTTGCGGCATCGGCCTGGCGGTGCTCGGCGGTTATCTGGTACATCAGGCGGCAGCGGCATTATATTATCGCCGGTTGCTGTTTGTATTTACCGTACAAATGGTAGCTATTCTCTTACAGCAGATCATTTTTATAACCCAAATTCTGATGGCCCGGCAGTTTTTACCGGGCGGTGTGTTGATGCAAATTATGGCACCGTTGATTGACCGGCAGTCCTGGTTTATTTTTGTCGTGTTCTTTGTTACCTTGCTAGTGCCGCTGACTTTATTTTTACAGAAGAAGCCGGAGCGTCCGGCCGATGCCAATCCGGCTCAATACCGCAAGATTCTCATGCAAGCGCAGCATAAACTGCGTTGGGGAACCGCCACCGTTTTCTGCTTGGCTTTTATGGTTTTTTTCTCCAGCTTTGGCAGTGTCTATGCCAATAAAACGATGGAATTGGTGCCGGCTCTGCCAATCAATGCGGTTGACGGTAAGGTGGGGGTGCCCTTGTCAGAAGTTGGTGACGGACATTTGCACCGTTATGTATATAAAGCTTCAGGCGGTGAACTGGTGCGGTTTATCGTCATTCAAAAGGGTGGCTCGGCTTATGGTGTAGGCCTGGATGCCTGCGAAATATGCGGTCCTACCGGCTACTATGAAAAGGATGGTCAGGTTATCTGTAAATTATGCGAAGTGATGATGAATAAGGCTACCATCGGAATGCGCGGCGGCTGCAATCCGATTCCGCTTGAATATAAAGTGGATAACGGCCGGATCAGTATCGCGCAAGCCAGTCTTGAACAGGAGCGCAAGCGTTTTAGATAAGGCGGCGAGAAAGGAGAGTGAAATGCTTTGTTCTGGCAAATGGTGAAAGGAGCCGTCGTACGGCAAGGACGCCGGCTGCTGCTGGTTGCACTTACCGTAGCACTGGGCGTATCGCTGGCCGCGGCCATGCTGAATGTTATGTTCGATGTGGGTGAGAAAGTAAATCAGGAATTGAAGGCCTATGGGGCGAATATTACGGTAACGCCGAAAAACTCGTCCGTACTGAAAGATGTGTATGGGCTGGATACGACAACGGCGCACCGGGAGTACCTGGAAGAAGCCGATGTCGGCAAGATTAAGACAATTTTCTGGACGAATAATATTGTTGCCTTTGCGCCGCAGCTTAACGCTTCCTTAACGCTGAAAGATGGCCGCCAGGTCAGCATTCATGGCACATGGTTCGACCATGGCATGCTGTTGCCTACAGGCGAATATATTTCGACCGGAGAAAAATATTTAAAATCATGGTGGAAAATTGATGGGGCGTGGCCCGATGAGCAACAGGAAAACTCAGTATTGGTTGGGCAAAAGCTGGCCAAGGAGCTGGATGTTCAGCCTGGCACCGATATCTTATATGAAGCAAACGGCAAGATGGAAACGTTGCGTGTAAGCGGAATTGTAAGCGGTGGTGGTGCGGAAGAGGGGGGAATTCTGGCGCCGTTAGCTTTGGTACAGAAGCTTGCCGGTTTAGCGGGGAAAATCGATCAAATTGAAGTCAGTGCGATTACCACACCGGAAAATGAGCTGGCCCGGAAAGCAGCCGTCAACCCCAAAAGCCTGTCGCTAAAAGAATATGAAATTTGGTATTGTACGGCCTATGTAAGCTCTATTGCTTTTCAGATTGAGGAAGTCGTGAAAAATTCGGTGGCTCATCCTGTCCGGCAGATCGCCGAGTCGGAAGGAAAAATTTTGGATAAGACGCAACTGCTGATGCTGCTCATTACTGCGTTAAGCCTTTTAAGTTCGGCTCTGGGGGTTTCCAATCTGGTAAGCGCCAATATTATGGAACGAAGTCGCGAACTTGGTCTCTTAAAGGCTATGG containing:
- a CDS encoding DUF1015 domain-containing protein, with product MAVIKPFCGVRPAPELAEKVVSLPYDVMDSEEARKITERNPYSFLRVTKSEVDLDRTVDIHGPQVYEKAADNLRRFIAEGILRQDATPCFYIYKQRMGDHVQIGLVAGASVAEYQQNIIKKHELTRHDKELDRVNHITATEAQTGAVFLTYQSDPSINALIASHMRTPVYDFITEDGIGHTLYVVSDEKAIADLEAAFQKVPVMYIADGHHRSAAAARVADAWHEKSGATGQAEVDRFLAVIFPHDMMYIMDYNRVVADLNGITPEAFLQALKEKFDVDEYTAGTYKPQSAHTFGMYLNTGKWYALTAKTTIIPANNPVASLDVSILQEQVLQPLLGIADPRTDKRIHFVGGIRGMAELERLVDSGKFAVAFSMFPTSINELMAIADAGQIMPPKSTWFEPKLRDAMVIHTFVR
- the serC gene encoding 3-phosphoserine/phosphohydroxythreonine transaminase, whose amino-acid sequence is MSNRIINFNAGPAVLPLDVLQAAQEELLNFNNTGMSILEISHRSKPYEEVNREAEANMKELLGLGDEYRVLFLQGGASTQFAMIPLNFLTSGQTADYILTGVWSEKALKEAKLVGQTHIAGSTAEGNYRRTPQQEEIQLSDKPAYVHITSNNTIYGTQWKELPSFGPVPLFADMSSDILCRPFDASKFSLIYAGAQKNLGPSGVTAVIIRKELAENSPRTIPTMLRYDTHASTDSLYNTPPTFAVYLLNLVLRWIKAQGGLTAMEARNVTKARLIYDAIDSSNGFYRGHADKDSRSLMNVTFRLPNEELEKMFAAESVAAGMSGLKGHRSVGGLRASIYNAMPVAGCQTLSQFMKEFCRKHG
- a CDS encoding FAD:protein FMN transferase; this encodes MTTESGNCYTESKVGMNTFLRIISYAGNCPEAFAAAWDIFQRIERLCSRFEQTSQLSQINQMAGTARMAVDAEVLKILLAAQKVADFTGGAFDATIGAVTELWAIGGPEGKLPAVSERKEAANLVNYRLLDINREGVFLPQPGMKLDVGGIAKEFAVHEAAQTASNQGLSAGIIDAGGDICAIGARPDREPWRIGIQHPRRQNALLASVSLQNWDTVETSGDYRRYLQNKDFFHSHIFDPRADDETGELISVTLVYKRKEQLLPINGTACMVAGLAASRRFLEQLPGVEAVLVTNKLQVFITEGLENYIHVLPQDMKQQTVVLKRKVFQG
- the serA gene encoding phosphoglycerate dehydrogenase, with translation MKILVSDPVSVQGIEILQKEFQVDVKTKLSPEELIAIIPEYDALVVRSETKVTKAVIEAAVKLKAIGRAGVGVDNIDVEAATKKGIIVMNAPEGNTIAATEHTIAMMMALTRNIPQAYASMKRGEWQRGKFTGVEVRGKTLGVIGLGRIGTGVAKRAIAMEMKILAYDPFISAERAKALGIELGELDEVFANADFITLHLPLTSETKNLINQAAFDKMKTGVRLVNCARGGVINEADLAAAIEAGKVAGAAIDVFEKEPVDPENPLLKLDKVVVTPHLGASTAEAQVGVAVDVAHGIIAALKGEPVATAVNMAPIPADVLERIKPFFTLAEKMGCLAVAIADGRINSIQVEYNGEITEVDTKMLTTAVVKGVLNPILQETVNYVNTPGIAKTRGIAVREVKIKQTADFADLITVRINSDKGYHTVGGTLFGQEGRIVSIDGHRVDVDPSGWLMLSPHINRPGIIGKVGTLLGQEGINIASMQVGKTTTEGTNIMALGVDSDIPVDVLAKIKAVDGIFGAKLVNFNAG
- a CDS encoding ExbD/TolR family protein, with protein sequence MRRDFRIAEQPKIMIIPMIDIMLFVLVFFMVSTIYMVQLNTLPVNLPAAAAAQRETKPNLISITITEQGDVVYDKDTLPVENLAERIRSSLMADSETVFVLRGDRKAFYEDMATVLDALKQSGARHVSIATELKGR
- a CDS encoding DUF2225 domain-containing protein; its protein translation is MAELTYEVEKTCPVCEGAVMVTKVRSRLTMVKQDTDFCTYYQGINPYYYYVWVCPHCGFAAPETEFGGFVHDKVRKFLAGKKVNINFSGVRTREQAFNTYRLGIFYGEMAGIQASKLATLYLRLAWLYREGEQAEDEQAALAKAAEQFEKAMIYERFPIGGMSEVQLMYLLGELFRRTDKLDEALLFYNRVVSNPQAKMEKKILEMARDAWQDTRDLKKHQAASVE
- a CDS encoding flavin reductase family protein, with product MTKDVAYNELSAKAVETLSKGAFLTTAFGDKVNTMTIAWGSIGFAWQKPIFMAMVRPSRYTFDLIEKSNEFTVSIPFKDMRQALALCGSKSGRDIDKFAAAGLQAVPAKKLATPRIANCGLHYECKVVFKQPMQPDQVTEAIANTCYPSGDYHTLYFGEIVASYVDETETAE
- a CDS encoding MotA/TolQ/ExbB proton channel family protein, with the protein product MYLLLLCSLSVAAIAIDRFLFYRRARAGLQPFLTLLPGILREHPLEKLRELFQQEKHAAGFLAETGVSAACEEKDIELALDTAYTVAAMQLRSKLNYVSMVVTMAPLLGLLGTIFGMIDSFSIFNLQAGQPLAITGGIGEALIATATGLCVAIFALLVHTYFSQQLDKLLSDLDLAASVVLSELKRKKGDKGHAA